GTCCCACGCTGCCGTTTCGTATTTCCGGTTACCGATGATCAGCTGCCAATATCCCGAGTTGGTTGTATAAACCGACCAGCCATTGGCATAGTTTAAATTTTCGGAAGAATTAGAAATAAGAACCGGGTATTGAGACTTGGTTGATGAAAGCATTTTAAATTGAACGGTTCTTGCTCCGGAAGAACCCGTACCCATACTTAGATTTGATGGATCATTAATGCGTGCCCGCACTACATTTCCGGAGCTTCCCGTTAGCGTCACATTCAGGTTGATTCCCTGTGCCGAAAACTCCAGCGGCTTAAACCGTTCATTATAGTAGATTACGGGAACCGTTCTTTCCGGAACTGTACCATTGCCGTAACTATTGTTTACACCTCCGTTCGTTCCGGTAATAATGACCAGCCACTCCTCGGATTTATTATACCCCGGACGTGCTTTTAATGTATTGATAATTTCATCCAGGTTTCCCGCCAGCTTTTCAATAGCAGCCTTATATGGTGCGGCGCTCGCGTCAAAACCACCCTGGATTCCGGCTTCTACCGGGTCAGAGAATTGAACAAGCGTAACATCTGCTGTTTTCACCGACTTTAACCGGGCGATAAGCGAATCTTTTACCAATTGATCCGTATTTAATACCAGAGGGGCATCCACTTCAGGAATCAATAATTCGGGGATCTTATTCCATCTGCCAATAAACCCTGTAGTCAGTTCGGGTTTGGTTGAACTTAGCAGCAGATTGAAAATAGAGGGATAGCGCTTTATAACCTGGTGTTCATCATCATTCTGGGCTGGAGCAAAACTACTGTCAGTAATACCATGTGTCGACGATTGCACAGCGGACGTCAGCGTTTTCCAAACAGTAGCAGAATTGGAAGGCCGGTCCGAAATTTCGTCCCAGGCGTATTTACTTTTTTGTAATATTCCTGTAAGTTTTGCCGGAGCAATGGCCTGGGTAGCCGCC
The sequence above is a segment of the Niabella agricola genome. Coding sequences within it:
- a CDS encoding DUF4983 domain-containing protein, with translation MAIKYKIFPISILTLVIGLCSSSCKKYPDNPPYFQEIDSLRLPPNRKVLIIGVDGFASAATQAIAPAKLTGILQKSKYAWDEISDRPSNSATVWKTLTSAVQSSTHGITDSSFAPAQNDDEHQVIKRYPSIFNLLLSSTKPELTTGFIGRWNKIPELLIPEVDAPLVLNTDQLVKDSLIARLKSVKTADVTLVQFSDPVEAGIQGGFDASAAPYKAAIEKLAGNLDEIINTLKARPGYNKSEEWLVIITGTNGGVNNSYGNGTVPERTVPVIYYNERFKPLEFSAQGINLNVTLTGSSGNVVRARINDPSNLSMGTGSSGARTVQFKMLSSTKSQYPVLISNSSENLNYANGWSVYTTNSGYWQLIIGNRKYETAAWDVLDGNWHTCTFVLYDSVDAGGTKKRWIKRFTDGKRIPDTQNRDISSFNLVNTLPLTLGFANFTSSGNTGALPVNFQDIVFYNTALTDAEVTAANCAVGMNAFPQKDKMIGFWPCNDGFQSQFSNLVNPVQPFVLSGNFAWANLGKIHCSMPNPTAKPGTIQTQFQLPDVARQVFYWLGVTVPSSWGIGGTKWLDAYETEFYKQ